In Spirosoma aureum, a single genomic region encodes these proteins:
- a CDS encoding NADH-quinone oxidoreductase subunit J family protein — protein MIQIAFYGFSALTLGGALAVLLTRNVLYAAFFLLLTLLGVAGIFVLASADFLAVAQIMIYVGGVLVLVIFGVMLTHKAVSPTETNSQSSNRIPALNRAGAYSWLIALVTAGLLFVALYTLLARANFTLLERPVGWQTTIGTIGKQLMTEYVVPFEIVGILLLAALVGATYLAAPLGKKGN, from the coding sequence GTGATTCAGATAGCTTTTTATGGATTTTCTGCTCTGACATTAGGCGGGGCACTAGCGGTCCTATTAACCCGTAACGTTCTCTATGCCGCCTTTTTTCTATTATTGACCTTGTTGGGTGTTGCTGGGATCTTTGTGTTAGCGAGTGCCGATTTTCTGGCTGTAGCACAGATCATGATTTATGTTGGGGGGGTATTGGTATTGGTGATTTTTGGCGTCATGCTTACCCATAAAGCAGTATCCCCAACCGAGACAAACAGCCAGTCATCAAACCGCATACCAGCCTTGAATCGGGCCGGTGCCTATTCATGGTTAATAGCACTCGTGACCGCTGGACTGCTATTTGTTGCTCTCTATACGTTATTGGCCCGCGCTAATTTTACCTTACTGGAGCGTCCTGTAGGCTGGCAGACAACGATTGGCACGATCGGCAAGCAACTCATGACAGAGTATGTTGTCCCTTTTGAAATCGTTGGAATTTTATTGCTGGCTGCCTTGGTTGGGGCTACTTATCTCGCAGCCCCACTTGGGAAAAAAGGCAATTAA